CCTAAGTCACcccctttcatctccctccccagATGGCTAACACCTTGAGTTCACAGGGGCATTGCTTTTCCTTTGTGGAAACAGAGGTACCCCTGTTTCTTAATCCAGGCCAATTAGGAGGAATCAGAACTGTACCTGCTCCTACCCAGACTGTCCCGGGCAGGGCCAGCGTCTTGAGGGACTCAGACCTGAGCTTATACAGTCTGTGCTGGTCTCAGTGTAAGTACAAAACCAGCATTGAGAGCTTCAGGTTCAAGTGGCTGGTACTCTGCTCCCAAGGGCCTCACTCCCCGCCTGGCAGTCAACCAACCAAGCCAGAAGCACGGGCCACACGGGCTGCTCCGTACGGTTTGTGCCCACCCTGGTGGGAGAAACGCCCTACAACCCCAGGCTCCCAGAGTGATGGAAGGGCAGCCCCGACTCTGCCCTGTCAACGATCCCCCTCCCGTTACAGGCCCCCTTCTGCACTGGACTTCCAAAGCTGTGTTGCTGCAGGTAATTAAAGCGTTTTAATTAAATTAGGATCCCATCTGGCTGGGATCAGTCAGGCCCTTAACAACGATTGTGTGTCACCAACATCAGAATGTGGATGGGGACTCAGATGTGTGGGGGCTGAATTTGGGGACTGGAGGCCTTTCAGACAGGGCTAGAGGATCCTTCTCAGCTTCTCGGGAGCCCCCCTTCAGTGCAGCAGCAACTTCTTCCACCTCGCAAATGGCGGCTGTGCGCCTCAGTGCTGGAGAGGGGGCAGAAAACCAGAGCTTTTCCAAGTTCCTTCTTGCCCGTGAGTCGATAAAACCTCTCTGAAGTGCGGCAAGATAGgtgagcattttctcatttctgcagatgaggaaactgaggtccacagAAGTGAAGTGCTCAGCCACATCCACTAAATCAAGTGGAGCTAGACTAAACTGCCAGAAATGGAGACCCAATAAGATagaaatttgatttttctctcacATAAAAGTCTGAAGGTAGGGGCCTAGGACTGGTATGATATTTCTATTCCACAAAATTTTCAGGGACCAGGACTTCTTCCAGCTCATTGCCGCTTCTAGGGTATGGCTCTTATCCCTCATGGTTTAAGATGGCAGGTAGAGCTCCAGCAATCACATTCATattccaggcagcaggacagAGGGTAGAACAAAGAAGACAGGGCAAAGGGTGTATATCAACTTCTTAAGATTTCTGGAAGTTGCCAAATAACTGGCTTACTGGCTAGATCTTAGTCACGTGGCCACATCTAGGCACAAGGGAggcaaagaaatgaactatcTTTTTCAGGCAGCCAAGTGCCCAACTAAAAAGGGAGAATTCCATTACTACGGAGATAGGGGAAATGGATATTAGTGGTCTCTGCCACACTTATTATGGGAACCCAGGTTGCCTACCTCCAGCCTGGGGCCTTTTTACCTCTCCACACCAGGAGCAAGGCTAAAGTTAACACAAACCCCCATCTCCAGAAGCAAAGGAGAAGAGTAACATTTGTCGagcaactcatttaattttccagGCAATGCTCCAAAGTAGATGGTAGATCCCTAGTTTTTCACATAAGGAAGCTCTGGAAGATTATGTCATTTGTCCAGGGCACCTGACTAATAAATTACAGACTCAGAATTGGGGGTCCAGATATATCTTTCTGCAACTCTCATGTTGTCAGTTCATTGGTTCAGGAGGTGCTAGCTTGTCCCTTGGGACCATCTAGCCAGGCGGTCTTGAGATGACGAACTGGGAGGCTTTGAACTAGGCACCTTAGCTTGGATGGTTTTCAGGTCAGCCTTTGAGCTTGGCAGGCCAACAGGAAACAGGGGCTCCTGTGGAACCAGAACCCAGCACCCAGCTGCTGAGTGCCATGTCTCCTCTGGCATTTGTgccttggtggtggcagcagctaCTCCAGGACTTTGGTATAATTGGCAGGTGCTGTCCCCAACCAATCTTGCCTCCGCCTAGCCGGGCCGGTGGTGCCCCTCCCCACCCGTCACCCCAGCCCCTCGTTCTCCTGGCAGTACCAGAGGACTCGGAACCTTCGGAAGTAACAATTCTCTCTCCTACTCCCAGCCATGACATTGGATCACTCCCCAGTACAGAGCAGCTGGTTCATTGTGTCTCCCACAACCTCCTACACATACCCACTCAATAATCCAGCACCCTGGTCACTCCACGACCTTCAGCTGCCTCCACCCCCGTACACGCCCTTCCCCCAGCTTCCCTACCCACCTACCACCTCGTGCATCTCTAAGCAGTGGGCCTCGCCACACAAGTCTGCCACATGCAAGGTCACCAGCATTCCTGCCAAGGATGGGAAAGTGGGTGACTCAGTTCCTGCTTGCTCATCCCCAGGAAGGGGGTaaggagggacagaggagggaCCCAGGCACCCATTTGCTTTTGCCTTAAACTTCATCAAGAGGAAGACTCAGCATTGCTGCCAGCTGACCTCACATGTATTCCCTCTTATCAGCTTCACAGACCGCCGGGACTATTCACTCCATTAGAGATGGGGATGCTGAGGCCCAGGTGGGAATCCTTGCCCAGACGTGCGCAaggctgagggcagagaccacCTCCAGGTGTTCCGATGCTTAGAAAAGAATGAGCTTCCCCCACTGCATCCAAATTGCAGTTCTTGCCCTCAGAGAGACTCCAGCCTGATGAGGGAGGCACAGATCCTAGCTTCAGAGGCTCTTCGATCTGATGTGGCAGGTACAGACCCTGGCCCCAGGGGCTCCCCAGTCTGGTGGGGAGATACAGGTCATGTCCCCAAAGATCCCCCAGTCTGGTAGGCTTGTCGCAGAGGCTCCACTCGAACAGAGGAGCCAAGGCCCCTGCCCTGGGGCAGCTCCCCAGCCAAGTTGAGCAGATGGGAGAGCAGGGCCACGGGACCAGCAGGCCGGCCACTGAAGGCAGTGGAAGGGGCAAGGGTTGGGGGTGAGGATAGGAACCTAGAGCTTCTCCCTGGGACAGGAGACAGGTTTGTTCCTGAGGAATCTGCTCTCCTGTGTTTTGAATGGCAAGAGTGGGAGGTCCAAGCACTTGATGGGGACTGGGGGTCTATCTGCCCAGGAGATGCCCTAGACATTGCTCACCAAGGGGGAAGAGGTTGGTGCCTTCATAGCCAGATGCTTAGATGGACCCCTTCCCTCTGTGGGGAACCAGGGGGGAACAGGAAGTATCTGGTGATGGAGACCATTAGGGCGCAAAGTCTATTCCAACAGAATTACGATTCGGGAGGAAATCTGTTAGCAAGGTCCTAACTGAGACGAGCCGCCCGGGTTACTGGGGAAGgcggaaaaggagggagaggctgcagagTGCACGCGGGCAAAATGAAGTTACTGAAATGaacccccaccaccacccgccaCCGTGCAGGCagaactgtgtgccaggcaggccAGCCCTCCAGCTGTCGGCAGCATCTGGCTCTCTACAGGAGGACAGGAGCCGGGGGGTGGGCCAGAGGGCCCCCGGCCCTGCCGACAGTTCAGCCaggagggacagaggaggggcCCAGCGCAGCCACAGGACTTTGGGACGTGCTCGTGGTCGGTCTCCAGTGTGTGTCCACAGGTGGGACAACGCACCAGAGCCCAGCAAGCGCGAGCCCCCCATGGCAGGGCCCGAGCCCCGTCCCtagggtgggaagggagagggtgaCGTGAAGGAGCTGGGGAGTCTCAAACCTCTGCTCAGGAGAGACGCCCCCGCAAGCACGGTGCGGTGGCTGGGCGGGGAAGAGGCTGGGATAGGAGTGTGGGCTCAAGTCACTCACCCTTTCTGGGTCACTTCCTACGAAGGGGACGACAACAAGGTGGCTTCTGAGACCCCACCCAGCTCTGCTCTGCGGTGTGAGGGCGATAGTCCGTGCTGAGAGCTGCTGGGCGGGGGAGACAGGCTGCGGGTGGTCAGAGCACCCTACCCTCATGCTAGGACTCTCCTCACTCTGGCTACCTGGCCAAAAGGGACCCAGGGGGCCCGCACGCCGCCCTCCCAAGAGAGCAGATCTCGAATGGCCTCCAGAGAGGGCACTGTGATCTTGGTAGTGGGGGCCCAGCCTTCCCCACATGGAGCTCGAATGGAGTTAGCCCAGCTAACTCCCAGATGAGGTGCCCCGGGCAGCCATCCATCCTGAGGCCCTCCtatgggctggggcagggggggTGGCTGCTTTCAAGCCCCTTCTGTCCCTACCCCACCCTGGCCTGTTTCTCCCCGAGTATGTCATCAGACTGAACACCCAGTACCCCTGATTCTCTGAAGGGACCCTTCCCAGGAGACTTCTGCAGGAGGAGCTGCTGGGAATCACAACGAGGAGAAGCATCAGAGGTCTCACTGTTCGTTAGAAAGGCAAATTCttaggccccactccagacctactgaattagagaCTCTGGGGTAGCACTCAGAAATCTGGGTTTTCACAACCCTCTTGGTGATTCAGAAGGCCACTCATATTTGAGAACCTCTGGGCTGGGCAAggtcctcattttatagaaaaaaatgaaaagagaaccaGAGAGGACAatggacttgcccaaggccacagagcaaaATACTGACAGAGTGTTGGGACCCCGGTGGGCCCATCAGACGGATATCCAGGAAGGGGACAGGGAACACCTGATGCGGCCCATCCCACCTACTAGCTCCTCCGCCCCAGCTACTTCGCAGATGCCACCCTCACCCCCTACCAGCCCCGGCACAACACCAGCCCAGCTTTCGTGGCTGGAaagggggtggagagggaagccctggagcatCAGCTCCGGCAGCTGTTGGAGCCCTGCAGCTCTGGACTCCAGAAAATGTCCTGTTGCCATCTGAGAAACTCTGGCCGGACCACGGGGTGCCTGTCCCTCCCCGCCACTCCCATACCCCTCCCCAATAACTCAGAGTCCAATGCCCAGGAAAGCTTTATTCCTCGATCTGAGAACGAGAGTCTGCACACAGAAGTCAACAAACTGATGATTTCACAaaacctcccccctccccacccccacagacAGACACTACGGGACCCGTCCAGCACACCCGCCACAGTGTGGCCTCACCCTGCCCCGAGCTGCCGATGGTCCCATGGGCCACAAGGGAGGCAGCATCTCTGTCCTGGCAAGACCTGGGCTGATGGGCAAGGCTGGCTATGGAAGGCTCACTCTCTGGATAAGGTCGTTCCCCGAGGAGCCAGCAAGGAGTGGGATGGAGGAGGTGCACGTGGCTCACGGATGTGGTCTTGGTGCTGGGGGAATTACGGTCGCCCCCGGTCTCAGCTTAAGGGCGAGGGTCCCCTTGAGCacaagggtgggggtggggcgcaATGGTAAGAGAAGGAATTCTGGAAAGGGGTGGCCTGGCTGGGGGCAGATGGTCTCTTTGTCAAGACATCGAAGACTCCAAAGGTCGCCACTTCAGCCTCAAGCCACAGTCCAGGATGAGGGCTCAGGTCGGCCCACTGAGTGGGGCTGGAGAGTTCCCGGTGCTGGCTCCCAGGGAGCCCCAGCTCCGCCATCCTTCAGTGCCCACTTGCTGTCCACACCGATGAAATAACCCTCTCCTTGCTGTGTTCCTTCTCAGGATGGCAGGGAGGGAGCCAAGGTTTTAGGCTCCCCTCGATGACTTTATTGGTCTGCTTGCTCCAGGGGCCTCCTGGACCCAGCGTCTTTATATTGCTCAGTGGGGAAGCCCTGGGAGGCCGCCCAGAGAGCCCACTCCTCGGCCAGCGCTCCTGCGTCCTGGTTCCTCCACAGCCTCAGGTTGGGGCCAGCACCTGCGACCCCTTCCCCGCCACCTGAGGCTTGGCCCTGGCGCCACTCggcctctcctcctctccacccccgCGCTCCCCGCCTGaggccccttcctctccctgcccagtATCCAGACAGATGGCTTCCTGTGTGGGCAGGCCTGTCCCTCCAGTCCTGGCCTCTGTGGCCTGCCCAGGGTCACCCGGAGGGGTAGTAGGGAGTATCGCTGTGGTAGTTGTAATCCGGGCACACCTTCTGGACCAGCCTATAGTCTGTGCTGTAGAAGGCGATGTAGACGCAGACGACTTTGAAGGGCTGGGAGCAACTCCAGGTGGCTGAGCTCTGAGCGTGGTCTCGGGAGCAGGTCTTGGCTGGGTCGTGGGTGCAGAGCGAGATCCGGCGGCCCCGTTCCACCTTCTCCCACTCCATCCGGCAGTTGAAGATTTTGGAGGCCTTGGCTTCAATGAAGATCTGCTGCTCCTGGTGGAACTCTACAGCTTTACTGGGGGGCACGAGGCTGATGGAGATGTTGCCCTGGCCCGTGGCATTGTGTCGGAAGTGGACGCTGAAGGTCCCATTGCCGTGGTCCACGATCTTCCCCGTGACGAGCAGGTTCAGGGCTACCGTCTTGATGTTGGAGTAGAAGTCACCCCAGCCAAAGATTTTCTTCACTTTGGCCGACGGTGGGGGGCTGTGGTTCGGGCGACTGGGGGGCTGCCCGAGGACCCCCCATGCCTCCCCAGGTGGAGCCAGCAGCCCTAGGAGAGTAGAGTTGGCCATGGGGCGGGACTTAGGTGACAGGTGGCCCCGCTTCCGAGGCATCCGGGGCCGGGGCTGGCTCTCAGGGTCATCATGCTCAGGGTCCTCTGAGCCAGGGGGACCATCATCCTGGCCACAGATGACCTGTGGAGGGAGTTGGGAGGAGAATGAGCACCCTGGGTCCCCAGAAGACCCAGGAATTCTGGTTCACTGCTCCACACCCCCGGCGGCAtctctctgccctcccttccACTCTGACTTGGGGCGGAGGGGCCCCTGCACATTGCCCACCTACCCTGGGGGTTGGGTGCGCACTCTGGCCTGGGTCGCGGTTCCCTCTCACTTTCTGACACTCAGGTCACCCCTAGCTCCTCTCCCCACTGTCCTGCCTCTGGTCACTATTCAGAGTCTTGGAAGGATGGTGGAGAATTCTCTCCAGTAGATCACGGCAGCAGAGGTACATGGCCCCAACTCTTAGGGAGCCCCGAGTCTGATGGGGGAGGCCCAGCTCCCGATGTTGGGAGAGCCCTCATCTGATGGAAGAAGCTGTGCCGACAGAGCACCCCTTTCTTATAGGAGAGATAGAGCCCCCCACCCTGTGAAATTCCCAGGCTGATGGAGgtacagtctctgccctcaaagaaCCCCAAGTCAGATAGGAGAGCTCCATCTCTATGCTGAGAGAGCCCCTAGTTTGACAGGGGAGGTACAGCCCTTGCCTTTTGGGACTTTCTAGTCTGTTGGATGAGACAGCATCCCTATCCTGGGATAGTTTCCACCCTCAGAGGCAAAGAGAACCAACAGATGATGGAATAGCAAACAGAACCCAGTGAAATTCTCTCTCACGTACAGATGCAGTTTAGGTTTTGGCAGGAGGATTCGAGGGAGGCCTGGGGTGAGTTCCACACCCAGGAGGGCCAAACTCCCCTCCAGGGACCACTGGTGGTAACAGGCCGGGACATTACTTAGACCAGGAGGTAGGAGTTCTTATtattcccacttcacagatggggaCACCAGACTCGTTACACCACTACAAGGCTAAGTCACACAGAGTCAGCCCTCCCAAGCCACCGCACTCCCGGGCTCACAAACCAGATGGGTCCTTCTACTGGGATTTTATCCAAGCCCCATCCCCACACGGGATCTCCTGTAAACTCTGCGGAGGCTTGGCTGGCCTCTGCTGCATCAGCTCTATTGACAGGCAACATCTGGGGAGGCTTCCTGAAGGAGCTGTTGGGGAAGGCCAGCAGGACAGCCTCACCTGGAGGGAACCAGGTTTCCTGAGGACAGCTGCCTGGTGTGGGTTTGCTCAGCTTTTGAAGAGAGTGCTCACCCTATGTGTCTCGTTATGAGCCCCGGGGCACCAGCTCACAGCTGGGCAGCATCTGGATTTGCTGGCGACCCTGGGATGAGGATGTGGGATGCCTGAGGTCTGGAGGGCTCCAAAGGGGTTTGTGGTCTCTCTTCTGGCCCTGGCCATGCCTGGGGTTGTGTGCGGTGGCCCCGCCTGCCAGGACCCAAGGATGGGACAGCAGGAGGGGAGGCTCTGGGGGCTGGGCTCAAGGCGGCAGACCTGTGTGT
This region of Physeter macrocephalus isolate SW-GA chromosome 14, ASM283717v5, whole genome shotgun sequence genomic DNA includes:
- the NXPH3 gene encoding neurexophilin-3; its protein translation is MQLTRCCFVFLVQGSLYLVICGQDDGPPGSEDPEHDDPESQPRPRMPRKRGHLSPKSRPMANSTLLGLLAPPGEAWGVLGQPPSRPNHSPPPSAKVKKIFGWGDFYSNIKTVALNLLVTGKIVDHGNGTFSVHFRHNATGQGNISISLVPPSKAVEFHQEQQIFIEAKASKIFNCRMEWEKVERGRRISLCTHDPAKTCSRDHAQSSATWSCSQPFKVVCVYIAFYSTDYRLVQKVCPDYNYHSDTPYYPSG